A genomic window from Streptomyces sp. HUAS YS2 includes:
- a CDS encoding phosphatase PAP2 family protein gives MTGRPAPAVLPPSLRVPLGPIAALAALVVVALGVLYAGHGEPGSADARIQSAVGGVRPPWRRVALALDFLGEPVGAAMLVVAVVAGCLLLRRPRAAVLTVAGAGATVATTTLLKPLAGRTINGPYLSYPSGHTAFLTAIALVVALLVTGRLGLGKAVGTSLVLASALVAGAAMGWAQVALGAHYPTDTLGGWCTALAVVPATAWLVDRTADRLAERSADAGRQESR, from the coding sequence GTGACCGGCCGACCCGCGCCCGCGGTGCTGCCCCCGTCGCTGCGCGTCCCGCTCGGGCCGATCGCGGCCCTCGCCGCGCTGGTGGTCGTCGCGCTCGGGGTCCTGTACGCCGGCCACGGTGAGCCCGGCAGCGCGGACGCGCGGATCCAGTCGGCCGTGGGCGGCGTGCGGCCGCCGTGGCGGCGCGTCGCTCTGGCCCTGGACTTCCTGGGGGAGCCGGTGGGAGCGGCGATGCTGGTGGTGGCCGTCGTGGCGGGCTGTCTGCTGCTCCGGCGTCCTCGCGCCGCCGTGCTCACGGTCGCCGGCGCCGGCGCGACCGTGGCGACGACGACGCTGCTCAAGCCCCTGGCGGGGCGCACCATCAACGGCCCGTACCTGTCCTACCCGAGCGGGCACACCGCCTTCCTCACCGCGATCGCCCTCGTGGTGGCGCTGCTGGTGACCGGCCGGCTCGGCCTCGGCAAGGCGGTCGGCACGTCACTCGTGCTCGCCTCGGCGCTGGTCGCCGGGGCCGCCATGGGCTGGGCGCAGGTCGCGCTCGGTGCCCACTACCCGACCGACACCCTCGGCGGCTGGTGCACCGCGCTGGCGGTGGTGCCGGCGACGGCGTGGCTGGTCGACCGGACGGCCGACCGGCT